The following coding sequences are from one Methanohalophilus halophilus window:
- the thiC gene encoding phosphomethylpyrimidine synthase ThiC, producing the protein MLTQIDHAKNGELTAEMQQVAVQENMDSGTVLSRVLGGSLVIMTRQGNPPVAIGEGATTKINVNLGSSAASIDPSSEIEKARIAEKYGADTITDLSMGGDIQQIRKAIIENTTLPLTTVPVYQAVVECGLKNVTSADILSYLRSQVAEGISSVVLHCVEKQMLEKVKGSGRLMGMVSKGGSFTSVFMLVSGCENPFLENFDEVMEILRDKDVVLSLGNTMRSGCIHDRPDQAQLMEMENNAALAKRANECGVQVIIEGMGGHVAASSIPEYVGTYRSKSCHPLFVAGPLPTDIALGYDHIAGAVGASMASGAGADYLCYITPSEHLSLPTPDQVREGLVAFKIAAHIGDSMKYGMAEKDRLLAKRRASFDWEGQMELAFDPDRPRDFCPMEGPCSMCGEYCAIQIMGEYLAEGE; encoded by the coding sequence ATGCTTACACAGATTGATCATGCCAAAAACGGTGAATTGACCGCTGAGATGCAGCAGGTCGCAGTACAGGAAAATATGGACTCTGGCACGGTACTATCCCGCGTCTTAGGGGGCAGCCTCGTAATTATGACAAGGCAGGGCAATCCTCCGGTTGCAATCGGGGAAGGAGCTACTACCAAGATCAATGTAAATCTAGGCAGTTCTGCTGCGAGTATTGATCCCTCCTCAGAGATTGAAAAGGCCCGGATTGCAGAAAAATACGGTGCCGATACCATAACCGATCTTTCAATGGGAGGAGACATCCAGCAGATTCGCAAAGCAATTATTGAAAACACCACCTTGCCATTGACTACGGTCCCTGTGTATCAGGCCGTTGTGGAATGTGGCCTGAAAAATGTCACTTCAGCTGACATACTTTCTTATCTCAGATCCCAGGTAGCTGAAGGTATAAGTTCCGTTGTATTGCACTGTGTTGAAAAACAAATGCTTGAAAAAGTTAAAGGTTCAGGCAGGCTGATGGGCATGGTTTCCAAAGGTGGCTCATTTACCAGTGTCTTCATGCTTGTGAGTGGCTGTGAAAATCCATTTCTTGAAAACTTCGATGAGGTAATGGAAATTCTACGGGATAAGGATGTGGTGCTGTCTTTGGGTAATACTATGAGAAGTGGTTGTATCCATGACAGGCCGGATCAGGCCCAGCTGATGGAGATGGAAAACAATGCAGCCCTTGCAAAACGTGCCAATGAATGTGGTGTACAGGTAATCATAGAAGGAATGGGTGGCCATGTGGCGGCATCTTCCATTCCTGAATATGTTGGGACCTATCGTTCCAAATCCTGCCATCCCCTTTTTGTGGCAGGTCCTCTGCCTACGGATATTGCCCTGGGTTATGATCATATCGCAGGTGCTGTAGGGGCAAGTATGGCAAGCGGTGCAGGTGCCGACTATCTCTGTTACATAACTCCTTCCGAGCACCTTTCCCTGCCAACCCCTGATCAGGTAAGGGAAGGTCTGGTTGCTTTCAAGATAGCGGCTCATATAGGTGACTCGATGAAATATGGTATGGCAGAAAAAGATCGTCTGCTTGCAAAAAGACGCGCCAGTTTTGATTGGGAAGGGCAGATGGAACTTGCTTTTGATCCGGACCGTCCAAGGGATTTTTGTCCGATGGAGGGTCCATGTTCCATGTGTGGGGAATACTGTGCCATCCAGATAATGGGGGAATATCTTGCAGAAGGTGAGTAA
- a CDS encoding thioredoxin family protein, whose product MSNVVLYDFSATWCGPCKMQKPILENLEKELGDKVDIKEVDVDQSPDLAGKYGIHAVPTLIIEKDGSEIKRYTGVTSADILSAELKKLF is encoded by the coding sequence ATGAGTAATGTTGTATTATATGATTTCAGCGCCACCTGGTGTGGCCCATGCAAGATGCAGAAACCAATTCTTGAGAACCTGGAGAAAGAACTCGGCGACAAGGTCGATATAAAGGAAGTTGATGTGGACCAGAGTCCGGATCTTGCCGGGAAATATGGAATTCATGCGGTACCTACCCTGATCATCGAAAAAGATGGTTCGGAAATTAAAAGGTATACCGGTGTAACCAGTGCCGATATACTGAGTGCTGAACTCAAGAAATTATTCTGA
- the cofE gene encoding coenzyme F420-0:L-glutamate ligase has protein sequence MSKSPSMQLIGVRTPIINSGDNVVEVLSKAFAEQSITLENGDVVVLAESAVATAEGRIVNLSDISPTQQALKLAHRYSLDPREMELVLQECDEVFGGVPGAALTITKGNLSPNAGIDGSNAPAGHVVLLPEDADKSASVIRKGLREKFECDIGVIVGDSRTQPLRLGCVGVALGTSGLIPVEDARGESDLFGNILHITHKAVADNIMSACQLVMGEGGESVPCVIVRNAPVRLVDEDVPMPLFSREECMYYSNIRNNGTSKP, from the coding sequence GTGAGTAAATCCCCTTCAATGCAGCTTATAGGTGTCAGGACCCCCATAATAAATTCCGGGGACAACGTTGTAGAGGTACTTTCAAAAGCTTTTGCAGAACAATCCATCACTCTGGAAAATGGTGACGTGGTAGTGCTGGCTGAATCTGCAGTTGCTACAGCTGAAGGAAGGATAGTGAATCTTTCAGACATAAGTCCCACGCAACAGGCATTGAAACTGGCCCACCGCTACAGTCTGGATCCGCGGGAAATGGAATTGGTGTTGCAGGAATGTGATGAAGTATTCGGAGGGGTTCCCGGTGCAGCATTGACTATAACTAAAGGAAATCTTTCTCCCAACGCAGGAATTGATGGTTCCAATGCCCCGGCTGGCCATGTTGTCCTGCTTCCTGAAGATGCCGATAAAAGTGCTTCAGTTATCAGGAAAGGACTCAGGGAAAAATTTGAATGTGATATCGGTGTAATTGTGGGTGACAGTCGTACCCAGCCCCTGCGACTGGGGTGTGTGGGTGTGGCGCTTGGTACCTCCGGCTTGATTCCGGTCGAGGATGCCAGGGGAGAAAGTGACCTGTTTGGCAATATCCTCCATATCACTCATAAGGCTGTGGCGGATAATATCATGTCTGCCTGCCAGCTTGTAATGGGTGAGGGTGGAGAAAGTGTTCCCTGTGTAATTGTGAGGAATGCACCGGTCAGGCTGGTGGATGAAGATGTGCCTATGCCCCTCTTTTCCAGGGAAGAATGCATGTATTACAGCAATATTCGTAATAACGGTACTTCGAAACCCTGA
- a CDS encoding ribosome biogenesis/translation initiation ATPase RLI: MRIAVLNKDRCQPRRCSHECEKYCPRVRTGDETIIFGEDGKPIISEEMCVGCGICVNKCPFDAIMIIGLPEELDKPIHRYGTNGFALYGLPSVETGRVTGILGPNGIGKSTCVQILSGNMIPNFGGEEGSWDDVLEYYSGTSMYEYFSKVAEGTIKVSQKPQYVDMIPQAFNGKTRELLENTDECGRLDDLVNKLGLSNIMDRNIGDLSGGELQRVAIAACAAKDADFYFFDEISPYLDIYQRIKVSQLIQEISQDKAVLVVEHDLAILDMLSDVVHVAYGMPSGYGVITHPKGVRIAINQYLKGYLPEENVRVRPDSINFEVHPPRAEKEVGTLVEYEGFSKKYDKFSLKADEGSLRNGEVLGVVGPNGIGKSTFVKVLAGEEEPDGGEMDFDISISYKPQYIVVDQNLPVKYFLRGISSKVDTSYYEAEIAKPLQLERLYDRSLTDLSGGELQRVAIAACLTRDADMYILDEPSAHLDVEQRSQATKTIKRFAENNKKTAMVVDHDIYMIDMLSERLIVFEGEPAVYGEAHSPTGMQEGMNKFLSNLDITFRRDEDTSRPRVNKKDSHLDRLQKSKGEYYYYNLDE, encoded by the coding sequence ATGCGAATTGCAGTACTGAATAAAGATAGATGTCAGCCCAGAAGATGCAGCCACGAATGTGAGAAATATTGTCCCCGGGTCAGAACGGGCGACGAAACCATCATTTTTGGAGAAGATGGTAAACCCATAATTTCAGAAGAGATGTGTGTGGGTTGTGGTATATGTGTCAATAAATGCCCCTTTGACGCCATTATGATTATTGGCCTGCCCGAGGAACTGGATAAACCAATCCATCGCTACGGTACCAATGGCTTTGCGCTCTACGGCCTGCCTTCAGTTGAAACCGGCAGGGTAACCGGTATTCTGGGGCCCAACGGTATCGGAAAAAGTACCTGTGTGCAGATTCTTTCAGGAAACATGATCCCCAATTTTGGTGGTGAGGAAGGAAGCTGGGATGATGTACTTGAATATTATTCAGGAACCTCTATGTATGAATATTTCAGCAAGGTTGCAGAAGGCACTATAAAAGTTTCCCAGAAACCCCAGTATGTGGATATGATCCCCCAAGCTTTCAACGGTAAAACCCGGGAATTGCTTGAAAATACAGATGAATGCGGCAGACTGGATGATCTTGTGAATAAACTTGGTTTATCTAATATAATGGATCGCAATATCGGGGACTTGAGCGGAGGGGAACTCCAGAGGGTAGCGATTGCTGCCTGTGCTGCCAAAGATGCCGATTTCTACTTTTTTGATGAGATAAGTCCCTATCTTGACATTTACCAGCGTATAAAAGTGTCCCAGTTAATTCAGGAAATTTCACAGGATAAGGCCGTACTTGTTGTAGAACACGACCTGGCAATTCTGGACATGCTATCTGATGTGGTGCATGTTGCTTATGGTATGCCTTCCGGTTATGGTGTGATTACTCATCCCAAGGGAGTGCGTATTGCCATCAATCAGTATCTCAAAGGCTATCTTCCCGAGGAGAATGTGCGTGTCAGGCCGGATAGTATTAATTTTGAGGTTCATCCCCCAAGAGCTGAAAAGGAAGTTGGCACACTTGTGGAATATGAGGGCTTTTCCAAGAAGTATGATAAGTTCAGCCTCAAAGCCGATGAAGGTTCCCTTAGAAACGGTGAAGTGCTCGGTGTTGTCGGTCCCAATGGAATTGGTAAGTCCACTTTCGTAAAGGTTCTTGCAGGCGAGGAAGAACCGGATGGTGGAGAAATGGATTTTGACATATCTATTTCCTACAAGCCCCAGTATATCGTAGTTGACCAGAATCTTCCGGTTAAGTATTTCCTCAGGGGAATCTCTTCAAAGGTCGACACCAGTTACTATGAGGCAGAGATTGCCAAACCACTCCAGCTTGAAAGGCTCTATGACCGCTCCCTGACTGATCTTAGTGGTGGTGAATTACAGAGGGTTGCAATAGCAGCCTGTTTGACCAGGGATGCAGATATGTATATTCTTGATGAACCCAGTGCTCATCTTGATGTCGAACAGCGCTCTCAGGCCACCAAGACAATCAAGCGTTTTGCTGAGAACAATAAGAAAACCGCCATGGTTGTAGATCATGATATTTACATGATCGATATGCTCAGTGAAAGATTGATCGTATTTGAAGGTGAGCCGGCTGTATATGGTGAAGCCCATTCCCCGACCGGTATGCAGGAAGGAATGAATAAGTTCCTCTCCAATCTGGACATTACTTTCCGACGCGATGAAGACACGTCCCGGCCCAGGGTCAATAAAAAGGACTCGCATCTGGACAGGTTGCAAAAATCCAAGGGCGAATACTATTATTACAATCTGGATGAATAA
- a CDS encoding hydantoinase/oxoprolinase N-terminal domain-containing protein encodes MQYSMGIDAGGTYTDSVIIRDSDGAVIDSNKALTTYPDLLGGIRNSLDGLDQEYLTNVKLVSVSTTLSTNTILEKTGYPVALLMIGDYSIPEGHSIDNSIVIKGGHGSYGEEIAPLDEQAIRDYVKKMEEKVSAFAISSYFSVRNPNHELRAKEIVKELTGMPVVCGHELSQALGAYERGVTAYLNAQLIPITSQFIETVIGEMERRNINARLLMLKCDGSVVGIDEAKEKPIESIFSGPAASLVGASYLSDSPTCLAIDVGGTSTDVAMVNDGLPEITDRGAVVGGWQTKVQAIRMETSAMGGDSHVWIKAQKINIGPRRVMPLCVAASKWPSIIDKLKLSRTPSKMQMCENIQPTKFFVKTGKEIPNISKLEQEILDNIGDEPVSVTEIFIDRLPSPLLLDRLIQKRLVQAIGFTPTDALHVLGEYDAWNAEASRIGANTLGRLTFLEKSKFSKAVKSKFAHNMALYIMAYLLRKVDKEEIETIIANQKEFFSHFKVDVPVILLGGPVSAYINEVNELLDADIILPEHAEVGNAVGALVGKGIKRVEILIRTVSKGNKTGIMMFSPHGRQKFPGYPDALEAAEKLGREMVLEYMKEAGLDRGDVKVEVSKQEIKLHEGGGLPIETKLTFVGIGMPEIEK; translated from the coding sequence ATGCAATACAGTATGGGGATTGATGCAGGTGGCACATATACGGATTCGGTTATTATCAGGGATTCGGACGGAGCAGTTATCGACTCTAATAAAGCTCTTACCACTTATCCGGACCTTCTTGGAGGAATAAGAAATTCGCTTGACGGGTTGGACCAGGAGTATCTCACAAATGTAAAATTGGTATCTGTCTCCACAACCCTGTCCACGAACACTATTCTGGAAAAAACCGGTTACCCTGTGGCATTGTTGATGATCGGGGATTATTCGATTCCTGAAGGACATTCTATTGACAATTCCATTGTAATTAAGGGAGGACATGGCTCTTATGGGGAGGAAATAGCCCCTCTGGATGAGCAGGCCATCAGGGATTATGTGAAAAAAATGGAGGAGAAAGTGTCAGCTTTTGCCATTTCTTCCTATTTTAGTGTACGTAACCCAAACCATGAACTGCGTGCAAAAGAGATCGTAAAAGAACTTACCGGGATGCCTGTGGTCTGCGGCCATGAGCTGTCCCAGGCACTGGGGGCTTATGAAAGAGGAGTTACTGCTTATCTCAATGCCCAGTTGATACCTATAACAAGTCAGTTCATAGAAACAGTTATTGGTGAAATGGAAAGGCGTAACATTAATGCTCGTCTTTTGATGCTCAAATGTGATGGTTCAGTGGTGGGTATTGATGAGGCCAAGGAAAAACCCATTGAATCCATATTTTCAGGTCCTGCCGCAAGTCTTGTTGGCGCTTCCTACCTATCGGATTCTCCTACATGTCTTGCTATTGATGTCGGTGGTACCAGTACCGATGTAGCCATGGTAAATGACGGGTTGCCCGAGATTACCGACAGGGGCGCAGTAGTGGGAGGCTGGCAGACCAAAGTACAGGCCATACGCATGGAAACCTCTGCTATGGGTGGAGATAGCCACGTATGGATCAAAGCCCAGAAGATAAACATTGGCCCTCGCAGGGTCATGCCTCTATGTGTAGCAGCTTCGAAGTGGCCATCGATTATTGATAAGCTCAAACTTTCACGTACTCCTTCCAAAATGCAGATGTGTGAGAATATCCAGCCTACCAAATTCTTTGTTAAAACGGGCAAAGAGATTCCAAACATCAGTAAGCTTGAGCAGGAGATTTTGGATAATATAGGTGATGAACCTGTTTCTGTAACTGAAATCTTCATCGACAGATTGCCTTCTCCTCTGCTATTGGACAGGCTGATTCAGAAAAGACTGGTGCAGGCTATCGGCTTTACTCCTACGGATGCATTACATGTACTCGGCGAATATGATGCCTGGAATGCAGAAGCATCCCGAATAGGTGCAAACACATTGGGCAGGTTGACTTTTCTGGAAAAAAGCAAGTTTTCCAAAGCTGTAAAATCCAAATTTGCCCATAATATGGCATTATACATAATGGCTTATCTTCTCCGGAAGGTGGATAAAGAGGAAATTGAGACAATCATTGCAAACCAGAAAGAGTTTTTCAGTCATTTCAAAGTCGATGTGCCGGTAATACTTCTGGGTGGGCCTGTAAGTGCCTATATAAATGAAGTGAATGAGTTGCTAGATGCCGACATAATCCTCCCTGAACATGCGGAAGTTGGTAATGCTGTGGGGGCACTTGTGGGTAAAGGTATCAAACGTGTGGAGATCCTGATTCGTACAGTATCCAAGGGTAACAAAACAGGCATAATGATGTTTTCCCCGCATGGCAGGCAAAAATTCCCGGGTTATCCGGATGCACTTGAAGCAGCTGAAAAACTCGGCAGGGAAATGGTGCTTGAATACATGAAAGAAGCCGGTCTGGATCGCGGAGATGTTAAAGTGGAAGTCAGCAAGCAGGAAATCAAACTCCATGAAGGTGGTGGCTTGCCGATTGAGACCAAGCTGACTTTTGTGGGTATAGGAATGCCTGAGATTGAAAAATAA
- a CDS encoding COG1361 family protein, with protein sequence MPSRCIPAILILLLLCNPVFAYDHQHEDIWVNQGSYSLKEGERAFIDSYTIKPYNIENGNAELVLYLNDNYVGHFRVDDSANNEYVHGNTLRVNVTEINKGQVTFDAAFHEFEKVWILRESYRLGAGNNVSYENTDVKLQAIDEATKTAYLDIKHNNKNQEQGFKRGDVLKYNREIMLRASYVDSTSAVVEVYTPGEASVQLNLTGIRETYRCNNQIHATASIQNTGELTLRGISLETETPVGDIGIQKNVPQTLKPGKNSTTDLIIRIAEQPRKIDTEITLNLKGFDYLGNEYDDSAKATVTILPFISINKEIMEKNINTTSNLSVNLTIHNYASSKTIVHLQDDLPSSFLLMDKPNPKWDLVIPSNSSDTINYTAMPTEAGRYEIKPATASFEYKGNSYEVVSDGNFPVVVEGTKLEIDRKLNKTTPKIGEHVRISLTASNIGTITSNVEVVESVPDEVDVIGGELSWAGKLKPLEEKTIEYTIKTPDVPAVHLPATVLEYESDDGTAGQEKTDTYTINIQDDNADGHTKDSNHPTRDNMGAKTLIGIYAVLLMVIVTGPLIAYLYINKKR encoded by the coding sequence ATGCCTTCAAGGTGTATTCCCGCAATATTAATCCTGTTACTACTATGCAATCCTGTTTTTGCATATGACCACCAGCATGAGGACATATGGGTCAATCAGGGTTCCTATTCTCTGAAGGAAGGGGAAAGGGCATTCATTGATAGTTATACCATAAAACCCTACAATATTGAGAATGGAAACGCAGAATTAGTTCTCTATCTCAATGATAACTATGTTGGGCATTTCCGTGTTGATGACAGCGCCAACAATGAATATGTCCATGGAAACACATTAAGGGTTAATGTCACAGAAATAAACAAGGGCCAAGTTACTTTTGATGCTGCATTCCATGAGTTTGAGAAAGTATGGATACTGAGAGAAAGTTACAGGCTTGGTGCAGGAAACAATGTATCCTATGAAAATACAGATGTGAAACTGCAAGCAATCGATGAAGCTACAAAGACCGCATATCTTGACATAAAGCATAATAACAAAAATCAAGAGCAGGGATTCAAACGCGGGGATGTCCTGAAATACAACAGGGAAATTATGCTCAGGGCATCCTATGTCGATAGTACATCAGCAGTGGTTGAGGTATACACCCCCGGTGAAGCCTCTGTTCAACTAAACCTCACAGGCATCAGGGAGACATACAGATGCAACAATCAGATCCATGCAACAGCATCCATCCAGAACACAGGAGAGCTGACCCTGCGGGGAATTTCCCTTGAAACAGAAACTCCTGTTGGAGATATAGGAATCCAGAAAAATGTTCCTCAAACCCTCAAGCCCGGCAAAAACTCCACCACTGACCTGATTATTCGAATAGCCGAACAACCCCGTAAGATAGATACCGAAATTACACTTAACCTAAAAGGTTTTGATTATCTGGGCAACGAGTATGATGATTCCGCAAAAGCCACAGTTACCATTCTTCCCTTCATATCCATCAACAAGGAAATAATGGAAAAAAACATAAACACTACTTCCAACTTGTCGGTAAACCTCACAATCCATAATTATGCTTCTTCAAAAACGATTGTCCATCTTCAGGACGACCTCCCTTCCTCTTTCCTGCTAATGGATAAGCCCAATCCAAAATGGGATTTGGTTATTCCTTCTAACAGCAGTGACACAATCAATTATACCGCTATGCCCACAGAAGCAGGAAGATATGAAATCAAACCCGCAACTGCCAGTTTTGAATATAAGGGCAATTCATATGAAGTGGTCTCTGATGGAAACTTCCCGGTAGTAGTCGAAGGTACTAAACTGGAAATAGACAGGAAACTAAACAAGACTACTCCTAAAATCGGGGAACATGTCAGAATATCCCTGACAGCATCCAACATAGGAACCATAACCTCGAATGTGGAGGTCGTGGAAAGCGTTCCTGATGAGGTGGATGTTATTGGAGGGGAGCTATCCTGGGCTGGCAAACTGAAACCCCTGGAAGAAAAAACCATTGAATACACCATCAAGACACCTGACGTCCCTGCAGTTCATTTACCTGCGACTGTGCTTGAATATGAAAGTGACGATGGGACTGCCGGCCAGGAAAAAACCGATACTTATACAATAAATATACAGGATGACAATGCAGACGGCCATACGAAAGATTCAAACCACCCGACCAGAGATAACATGGGAGCAAAAACGCTCATTGGCATCTATGCTGTACTGCTCATGGTGATTGTAACCGGCCCCCTGATCGCATACTTATATATAAATAAAAAACGTTGA
- a CDS encoding MBL fold metallo-hydrolase, whose amino-acid sequence MMPYRQKNARGGFKPHLAVKFRSEEGSLRSFFIDSTRVAAKYPQPDAYLITHAHSDHHGSSAMLSGCSICTEKTMNALEVRHRRDFKGNLAGENGFIDYRGVRIRTYPTHHTDGSVAFGWENENGMRILATGDVKDASNLPACDVLITEANYGDPADLSCYFEDDLDGFYAALGSPQDVAFGAYPFGKAQRVVRLIRQSGYQGPIGMDERSQELTQNLLEDAGELVSMDEGVGVNVVSPGKLEDLPLYMSKYMITGRRDHRFPSINISDHLDASGLEKMVLDIDPEFVVVYHPGGHRPSRFACHLNSLGYDAVCLADINNVVSNEFM is encoded by the coding sequence ATGATGCCGTATAGGCAAAAAAACGCTCGTGGAGGTTTTAAGCCCCACCTGGCTGTAAAATTCAGAAGTGAAGAAGGAAGCTTGCGTTCTTTTTTTATTGATTCTACAAGGGTTGCGGCAAAGTATCCGCAGCCGGACGCTTATTTGATAACCCATGCCCATTCCGACCATCATGGCAGTTCAGCAATGCTGTCTGGGTGCTCAATATGTACGGAAAAAACAATGAATGCCCTGGAGGTACGGCATAGGCGTGACTTTAAAGGCAATCTGGCAGGGGAAAATGGTTTTATTGACTATAGGGGCGTAAGAATACGAACCTATCCAACCCATCACACTGACGGTTCTGTGGCCTTTGGGTGGGAGAATGAAAACGGGATGCGTATTCTTGCAACAGGTGATGTGAAAGATGCCTCTAATCTTCCCGCTTGCGATGTACTCATAACCGAGGCAAATTATGGGGATCCTGCGGACCTTTCCTGTTATTTTGAGGATGATCTGGACGGATTTTATGCGGCTCTTGGATCCCCTCAGGATGTAGCATTTGGCGCGTATCCCTTTGGGAAGGCGCAAAGGGTTGTCAGACTTATCAGGCAATCAGGTTATCAGGGGCCAATAGGGATGGATGAGAGGTCGCAGGAACTTACACAAAACCTGCTTGAGGATGCAGGTGAACTTGTTTCGATGGATGAAGGAGTCGGAGTCAATGTAGTTTCTCCGGGTAAACTCGAAGACCTTCCCCTTTATATGTCCAAATACATGATTACAGGACGCAGGGATCACCGGTTTCCCTCCATTAATATTAGCGATCACCTGGATGCTTCAGGCCTGGAAAAAATGGTTCTGGATATCGATCCTGAATTTGTGGTTGTCTATCATCCCGGGGGACATCGTCCCTCCAGATTTGCTTGTCATCTGAATTCATTGGGATATGATGCCGTTTGCCTTGCGGATATCAATAATGTTGTCAGCAATGAATTTATGTAA
- a CDS encoding EMC6-like membrane protein, translating to MKNKANKSKKENKPAEGEKASAAEVAKATKVMTPEEKRAAHVEGIVKTAVAAFIGIFAGIIAFNVLGIGAESKWYAILVIVAILAYYAQRLIFPKINIDTKEFGMKDWFYVEFIVVDFCLVTWTLLLN from the coding sequence TTGAAAAATAAAGCGAATAAATCAAAAAAGGAAAATAAGCCTGCTGAAGGGGAAAAGGCTTCTGCTGCAGAAGTGGCCAAAGCTACTAAGGTCATGACCCCCGAGGAGAAGAGAGCAGCTCATGTTGAGGGTATCGTGAAGACTGCAGTTGCTGCTTTCATAGGAATTTTTGCAGGTATCATAGCATTCAATGTACTGGGAATAGGAGCGGAGTCAAAATGGTATGCTATCCTTGTAATTGTTGCAATACTTGCCTATTATGCCCAGCGGTTGATTTTCCCAAAGATCAACATCGATACCAAGGAATTTGGTATGAAAGACTGGTTTTACGTAGAGTTCATAGTTGTTGACTTTTGCCTTGTCACATGGACATTACTTTTGAACTGA
- a CDS encoding methylenetetrahydrofolate reductase C-terminal domain-containing protein, protein MIISSSKPFEEILENLDDSGKIFVLGCGVCATKLHVGGEPEVEAMCRKLRDAGKEVIGGGIAKAACSFKSRESLLENGPAIEKADTIIVMSCGSGLSVVSSLVDVPVHPATNTDSLGGYSEGHVRQDLCAMCGSCIADSFGGVCPTARCPKGLMNGPCGGAMEGKCEVDPDRECAWELIYLRLKEIGRLDLLERIFEPKEY, encoded by the coding sequence ATGATAATCTCCTCTTCCAAACCCTTTGAAGAAATCCTGGAAAACCTCGATGATTCCGGCAAGATATTTGTGCTGGGCTGCGGGGTCTGCGCCACAAAGTTACATGTGGGTGGGGAACCCGAAGTTGAGGCTATGTGCCGCAAACTACGGGATGCGGGAAAAGAAGTAATTGGTGGAGGAATTGCAAAAGCTGCATGCAGCTTTAAATCAAGGGAGAGTTTGCTGGAGAATGGTCCTGCAATTGAAAAAGCCGACACCATTATAGTTATGTCCTGTGGCAGCGGTCTTTCTGTGGTTTCCTCTCTTGTGGATGTGCCGGTGCATCCGGCAACAAACACCGATTCACTGGGAGGATATTCAGAAGGCCATGTCCGGCAAGACCTGTGTGCCATGTGTGGCAGCTGTATAGCAGATTCTTTTGGTGGTGTATGTCCGACGGCACGCTGTCCCAAGGGCCTTATGAATGGTCCCTGTGGTGGTGCAATGGAAGGAAAATGCGAGGTGGATCCTGACAGGGAATGTGCCTGGGAATTGATCTACTTAAGGCTCAAAGAGATTGGCCGGCTGGACCTGCTGGAGAGGATTTTCGAGCCGAAGGAATATTGA
- a CDS encoding methylenetetrahydrofolate reductase: protein MSLKTNVTYYPAMPSAFKEKLLSDDFVITSEISPPKGVDVSSAFEEAGLIKDYVDAFNVTDNQRAVMRMSPLAMGHLLKEQGLDVIMQFTCRDRNRLALQSDLLGAYAMGMENVCIMSGDYPTKGDNPGAKPVYDLDSVQLLGAMNRLEEGYDIAGNPLESSPSFTKGAVCNTEPDQPLQLMKLEKKAHMGIDFFQTQAVYDIGHFETFMDSISHMDVPVLAGLIPLKSAHMARFMNEKIPGIRVGDELIARMESSTDPAEEGLLICAEQIRELRKVCRGIHLMPIGHYSHITALFEMAGLHEKN, encoded by the coding sequence ATGAGTTTAAAAACCAATGTCACATATTATCCTGCCATGCCCTCTGCCTTCAAGGAAAAGCTGCTGTCCGATGACTTTGTAATCACCTCAGAGATATCGCCTCCCAAGGGCGTGGATGTCTCCTCGGCCTTTGAGGAAGCAGGACTGATTAAGGATTACGTGGATGCATTCAACGTTACCGACAACCAGCGTGCGGTTATGCGCATGTCTCCCCTGGCAATGGGTCACCTGTTAAAGGAGCAGGGATTGGACGTTATTATGCAGTTTACATGCAGGGATCGTAATCGTCTGGCTCTCCAGTCGGATCTACTCGGCGCTTATGCAATGGGTATGGAAAATGTCTGTATAATGTCCGGGGATTACCCGACAAAAGGGGATAATCCCGGTGCAAAACCGGTGTATGATCTTGATTCGGTACAACTGCTCGGGGCAATGAACCGGTTGGAGGAAGGATACGATATTGCAGGCAACCCGCTGGAATCATCTCCCTCCTTTACAAAAGGGGCGGTATGCAATACCGAACCTGATCAACCACTACAACTAATGAAACTCGAAAAGAAAGCACATATGGGAATTGATTTTTTCCAGACTCAGGCCGTCTATGATATCGGGCATTTTGAAACATTCATGGACAGTATTTCTCATATGGATGTACCGGTGCTTGCAGGGCTTATTCCTCTCAAATCCGCCCATATGGCCCGTTTCATGAATGAAAAGATTCCTGGTATCCGGGTAGGGGATGAACTGATAGCACGCATGGAATCCTCAACTGACCCTGCAGAAGAAGGCCTTCTAATATGTGCCGAACAAATTCGTGAATTAAGGAAGGTGTGCAGGGGCATACATCTCATGCCCATTGGCCATTACAGTCACATAACGGCCCTCTTTGAAATGGCCGGTTTACATGAAAAAAACTGA